Sequence from the Pseudomonas frederiksbergensis genome:
CGACACGTGGATCCGTCATCAGCTGCGATTATTGGGCGTGGTAGCCAATCTGGTCACCGTCGAGAACACAGACGCAGGCCTTAAACTGGTTGCCGACGGAAAAGCCGATGCCTTCTTCGCTGAGCGCCTGATGCTCAACAATCTCCTTAGTACGCGTTATCCAGACGCCAACCTGATTCTGCTGGAACGTATTTTTGAGTATGCCCCCACGGTAATGACAGTAGACCGAGACGACGAGGACTTCCGTTTGCTGGTCGACACGACGCTAAGTGAAATGTATCGCTCCGGCGAGATCGAGCAGGCGTTCGACAAACACCTGGGCGGAGCCAGCGACACGGCCAAAAAATTGTTCAAGGTTTATGCGATACCGGATTGAAACACTAATCATGTTCGGCATGGCTAGCACACGACGGAACTACGGAGATAACTGATGCGGATGCCCAAAGTCCAAACGCCGACAGACTGATAAACAGGTCGTGGATTGGGCTACGTAGAAAGTTTGACAGTGTGTTTCACTCGGGTATCATGACGGCCGCAACGCAATACGAAGGTGGCCGAGTGGTTTAAGGCAAAGGTCTTGAAAAGCGTCGACCCTAACAGGTCCACGAGTTCTAACTCCATCGCATCCGCCTTCTTATTAAGTTAAAGCCCTGACTTGTCAGGGCTTTTTCGTGTCTGGCGTTTGAAAAAACAGTGACGGTCTTCACAAAGGAAACAGTGCATGCCATCTCCTAAACCGCTCAAGGAAAGTAAAGTGACCAGTAAAACCATCGGTTCGATCGGCGCAGCCATTATCGGCGTGGCCCTGTTGTTTGTTTTCTTCGGCAGTTGGTACACGGTTGATGAAACCGAACGCGGCGTGCTTCTGCGCAACGGCGCGCTGGTCGGAGTGGTTGAACCGGGGCTGTCGTTCAAGACGCCATTCATTGAATCGGTGCGCCTGATCAGCACGCAGAGCCAAGTGACTTCCTACGACGACTTGCAAGCCTACAGCAAGGACCAGCAATCGGCCGAGCTGAAGGTGTCCGTGTCCTGGCACATCGCGCCTTCCGACGTGGCGAAAGTCTATACCCAGTTCAAGGACCTGGAAGGCATTCGCGACCGCATGATCAGCCGGCAGGTGCCAACCCAGGTGGAGAACGTGTTCGGCAAGTTCAACGCTGTCGCCGCGGTGCAGAATCGCGTCCAACTGGTCAACGATATTTCCGCTGCGATCAAATCGACGATTACCGGGCCGGTGATCATCGACAGCGTCCAGGTTGAAAACATTGACTTCAGTGACGCCTATGAAAAGGCCATCGAAGCGCGCATGGCTGCGGAAGTGCAGGTCAAGACTCGCGAGCAGCAACTCGCCACCGAGCAGGTCCAGGCGCAGATTCGCGTCACCCAGGCCCAGGCGGAAGCCGATTCGCAAGTGGCCCAGGCCAAGGCGGACGCCCTCGCCACTGAACTGCGTGGCAAGGCGGAGGCAGAGGCGATCAAGGCCCGCGCCCAAGCATTGTCCAGCAACCAGAACCTGGTGGAGCTGACCAAGGCCGAGCGCTGGAACGGCCAGCTGCCTACCACTATGCTGCCCAACAGTGCGCTGCCATTCATCGATCTGAAGTAACCTCCCCCGGCGCGGTCAATCCTGGCCGCGCCCTCTATTTACCCTGCACAGCGCCGGCGAACAGCAACGTCGCCCCGCCCGGTTGACGCTACACTTGGGTCACTGACGACCCGATGTTCACCGTTCGCAGGGAGCTCTACGTGTATCCAGGCAAAATACCAGCGCAATTGTTTCGCTATCTTCCTTTCCCCGCCGCTCGTCCCGATAAACGTTTTTCATCGCCAAACCCTGCTTCGGCATTCGTCCTGGACAGGAGAAACATGTGACGGTCCTCATAAAGAAGTACAAGTGGCCCGCGCTGTTGGCCGCGGCCCTGGTTGTTTTCTCTGCGCTGATCTTCTTTTTAGTCAAATCCTACACGTACGATTCCGCGACCTATTTCGAATCACGGGACTTCATTCGCCAACTCAAACAAGCCGACGCCAACTGGAATGTCAAAATCCTCAGGAAGAAGATCGGCGTCAACAACAACCTGTCGCTCACCCCGCCGCCTGAAGCACAGGCTCGCTGGGAGCAATTGGAGCGCCTGAACAATTCCGGCCCGCTGGCGACCCTCTGGGCGTCGAGACGCCAAGGTTATGTGGACGCAGTCCAGAACAAGCGCTTGCTGGTCGAGCAATTCGAGCAACACAACGCCAAGCTGCGGGCATCCCTGGACGAAATGCCGACGGTAGAAGATAAGATCCAGACGTTGTTGAACGACATGAAGGCCGACGGAGAAATTGCGCGCTTGACCGCTGCCTCCAACATCCTCGACCTGACGCTGACGACCCTCGAATACGCGCTTTACGTCACGTCCGACAAAGCACAGGAAGTGCAGGACCAGTTAAACGAACTCGAACATCAGATCGAGCAACTGCCCTCCTCCTACCAGCCCACGTTTGTCTCACTGACACAGCACGTCAAGACCATCATCCAGGAACAACCGCGGGTCAACGATCTGCTGGATCGCATCAGTGTCATCCCGGTCGCCCAGGAGTTGGACAGCATCAACGAGTTGCTGAACGAAACGCAACGCAGGACTGCCGCCACGGACCGTAAATACCATATGTACCTGGCGGTATGCGCGGGCCTGATGGCGCTCTTGATGATTTACCTCGCCGTTCGGCTAGTGCGCAGTTATTCGGTCATCAACCAGATCAACCGTGAACTGCAGACCGCCAATGACAACTTGGAAGAACGCGTCCAGGAGCGCACCCGCGAGCTGAAAGCCGCCGAACGCGAATTGGTGGATGCCGCTCGCATGGCAGGCATGGCCGAAATCGCCACGAACGTGTTGCACAACGTCGGCAACGTTCTTAACAGCGTGAATATTTCGGCGGACCTGGTAACCCGCAAGTTGAAAAACAGCAAGACACAAGGGCTGGGCAAGGCGGTGAAGATGATGAACGAACATGCAACGGACCTGGGCCAGTTCATCACCGAGGACGAAAAAGGCAAGTTGCTGCCCCGCTACTTCAATGAATTGGTGGACTCTGTCGCCGCCGAACAAGCGTTGCTCATCGACGAACTTGCACAACTGACCAAAAGCATCGATCACATCAAGGAAATCGTCACCACTCAACAAACCTATGCCGGGGCTGCGAGGCTGATCGAGCCGCTGAACGTCGCCGATCTGTTCGAAGATGCGCTGCGCATGAATTCGGGATCCCTGAGCCGGCATCACGTCACCGTGATCAAGGATTACCAGGACACCCCTGTGATCCTGGGCGACAAGCACCGGTTATTGCTGATCCTGATCAACCTGATCAGCAACGCCAAGTTCGCCATGTCCAACGTTGAGCATCCACGGGAAATGACGCTAGGGATCCGCATCGTGGACCAGACGACATTACACATCAGCGTCCAGGACCGTGGTGAAGGGATCTCCAGGGAAAACCAGGCCAGGATCTTCAATCATGGATTCACCACCCGCAAGGAAGGCCATGGATTTGGCCTGCACAGCTGCGCCCTGGCAGCCGTCGAGATGAATGGCCGCCTCCAGGCGTACAGCGAGGGCCCAGGACAAGGCGCCCTGTTCACTCTGGAAATCCCCCTGGAGCTCGCAGGCGCGTGAGCTGGTTGACCGCACGGCGGACATCCCTGTCCACCTGAAGGAACCGCCAGGCTACTTGATGTTCCCGGACGGAGCGCTACGGCGTCTCCTGGCAGGCAGCGCAGCGGCATAGGCCAGCGCTTCCTCCCGTGAAGTGAAGGAGCCCAGTCGATCAGCCTGGGTACAGACTCGCCAAGGTCCACTGTTTACGCTGAGTACGTCATAGCCATTGATATGCAGTTTCGTCAGCATCGCAGTACTCATGGTCATCACCTCCTGCAAAGTACCGGGTTACGCTGCCTACCTTACTCCCGGTTCGGCGATCGGTGCCTACCGGGCGTCGAGTCATTCGCTGGCACGCTGATCATTCGTGAGGCTCAATGGGAGTCCGAATCCCATAGCCAATCCCACAAACCCGGCAGGCGCACGGGCTGGGAGGTGTCGCGAACCGAGCGAGCCAAGGCCGCTCGCTCAAGGGCCCGGCGGTCGTCGTAGAAAGGCTTCGCATCGGTCCTGAGGCCGGTCTCCCTCGCGCTGTCGAGAAGGATTTGCAGGTACTCACGGGCGTGACGAGCGGTATAGCGATTGAGGTCGTGAAACGTCACGACGATGGGTATCACACCGTCCACGGTGGGCAGTTGTCCCCCGGCGATGCGCTCGCGCACTTCGGAAAGCTGGCGGGTCAGGTTCATCCGCCGCCTCGGGCTCATCGTAATACCCCAGACCTTGCCATCATTGGCGCTCAAGTCCGTCAGCAATACGTGCATACCGTGTCGCTGATAAGCGGCAAACGTGCGCCTGTCGAAACTCCAGAATGGAGGTCGTACCAGGCTTGGCGGCGCGCCTGTGATCGCAGCGATATCGTTGGCGCCGTTGCCCAGGGACTGCTCCAGTTCTGCCGGATCCAGGAAGCGATGGTTGGTGTGCCAATGGGTCGCGGTATGAAAGCCCAGCACATGGCCCTGCGAATGCTCGCGATACATGATCGAGCGGCCGATTTCGCTGCCACCGGCTCGCGGCGCCCGCGTCTGGAGGAAAAATACCGCTTTTATCCCGGGCTGCACCGGGTTCCGCGCCAAGGCGTCCAGCACCTGCATGCTCGGATTCCAGAACGACGATGCGCTGGGGCCGTCATCGAATGTCAGCAGGAATCGAATGGGGGCCTGGACGCGCAAATGCTGCTCGGTTTGCGGGGTCAATTCGATGGGCGGGCCAATGCACCCCGACAACGGTACGGCGAGCAGCGCCATGACCAGCGCCCTGGCGAAGTTGTTCATGTCTTGCCTTTATTCAATGCCACGTTACGTCGCCTTTGATCCCTGGCACCGGTGCTTTCAAGCTCACCTTGGAGAAGGTTACCCGGGTTTGGTTCCACACCGTGAGCACGGTTGTTTCGCCACCGACAGCGTCCCCTCCCCGGCCCCCGATCTTGACCGTCTGGAAATCAGATGGAATTTTCCGAACGGCTCCGTATCCATCCGTATAGGATCAATTAGGGAGGATTTATGGGCGGTCCATCGCTTTACATCATCGACTACATGCTCCATGGCGAGCCCAAGTCTTTCATCATTCGCGCTGAAGTGATGAATAACTCCGAAGCTTGGCATTGGGCCAGTTGCGACGCGGGTGTTGGGCGCATACCCAAATTCGGCAGGGAGAAGGTCAAGCGGGTTTCCAAACCCATGGCAGAGAAATATGGCATTACCGATGTGCGCTGGCGAGCCTCCGTCGCGCCATCCTGGGTCAAGGAGTCCGGCTGAACACGATATGACGCGCTCCGGTGCACCGACTGTCCAGTCGTGCGCCGGATTTCAACAGAGTCGAAATAATCCAACTACGCTTAATGCAGCGTTACCCGTCCTTGTCGACGGGTTTCGTGCTGGCTCATCCAACCTTGAAATGGAGGTGTGACATGTCCGAAAAAGAGTCCATCACCACCTTGCTCACCTTATTGGAGTCGCGCCAGGCGCGGCTGACAGCCGCCTGCAAGGAAATCGCCGACTGGGTCGACCACCAGGGCGGACACCCCGCCGCAGTTCGCATCCGCGATCGACTCAACGACATCGAGAAGGATGCCCCATCGATCCAGAGCGCCCTGTCGTCACTGAAACCGGTGGACCGTCCGTTGCCCAAGTTTCGTTGAGGATAAGTTTCGTTGAGGAAAAGCTTAGTGAATGAAACGTTTCGTTAACGACCTGCCACACCGGTTGCCCTGAACTCCACCGGCCGTAAAACCGATGGAACGACGGCGTACTTTTGCACCTCGATATTGATAGGTATCGATGCAAGAGCCGTCATAAGGGAGAACCAACATGAATGCCAGAGTCCTGCTGCTGATCGCCTGCGCCTGCCCCGCCACTGTGATGGCGCAAGGTTGTGAAGTCATCACCCGATCCCAAAGCCAGGCAGTAGCGGAAATCGAAACCCGCAGTTGCTATGAATACAAGGGCGTCCCTTCCGAATCCATCGGCTGGTCATGCAGCAACGAAAGCAAAGGAACCTTGAGCACCGAAAAGAAACCGGTCGAACGGTGTGCCGAGGGCTACGTGGCCACATGCCAGGCGAGGTTGACCCAAGAAGCGCTGGCCAACCCACACTCCACCAGCAAGGACCGAAGCGGCGGCTCGGCGAATATCCCGGACAATGCGCAGGTGACTTGGTACTACTACAGTGCGCAACAGGTCCAGCAGGCACAAAAAGACTGCGAAACCACCGGCGGCCAATGGAAAAACCGCTGACCGGGTGGTTCGCATTTCAGGGCGTCAACCCTTGCTGTGCTCTGGGGACGAAGGCGGATTCTTGACGCCCCGCGGCCCGGCCACTCCCCAGACGATCAAGCCCAACACAGGCAAGATAATCAGCAGCAGCGCCCATCCCGCCTTGGTACCGGCCGATTTGTCGCTGCGAAAGACGCTGACGATCGCCCAAAGGTCCACGAGCAATATCAACACGGCAACGGCAATCCAGAAATAACTGGCTAGTTCAGACATGGCCTCAATCCTCTTGTCAGTCTATGGATTAGGCATGACCGCGCCAGGTCCGTTCAAAGAATCTGTCTTGCTGTTGCTGTTGACGATCGTGCAGCTACACGCGCTCGTTGAGGTAGGCGACCCATTGTTCATAGGCCTCGTGTTGACGCCGGACAGCCTCGTCCCAGGCCGTCCCGGACATTTGATGGACACAGATCAACGCCATCATTTCTGATGTGGCTGTATCGAGTTCAACCAAAAGCTCATGGGATTTGACTTTGAAATCTTCAACGGTAGTCATCATTCCTCGCTTCCCCATACCAGGGCCGGCTCGTCCACCCAACATTGATACGTTTTTTCGGCGCTGATTCATTTTTGGCGATGATCGGTCGTTCGCGCGGCCCTACCTCCAGGTTTTCCAACCGCTCGTGAAATAAACGAAGCCTTTCCCCTTTCAGGGCGGTCCCATGGACATGAGCGAAAACTATTGGTTTGAACACTCCAAAGGAGCAAGGCTCAAATATTGCAGTTATATTGCACTTTAATGACAGTCGAGGCTGGACAAGGTTATGAAGATTCGAGCGACCGTCATCTGCGAAGAAGACCGCCACATTCTGCTGGTGCGAAAACCAAAAAGCCGCTGGGCGTTGCCAGGCGGAACCGTTGAGCGCGGCGAAACCCACGCCGACGCCGCTCTCAGGGAATTGGCGGAAGAAACCGGACTGAGTGCCGAGAACCTGCTTTACCTGATGCACGTCAGCGAAGGCGGTACCGAACACCACGTGTTCGAGGCTGCGGTCAATGATTCAACGGCCGCCAGGCCACAGAATGAGATCAGCGACTGTGTGTGGCACCCGTTGGATGCCATTGCCCAGTTGCAGATGAAGAAAGGCATGCGAGAGATATTAGAGGCGTTTCGGCGCAGATTGTGAGCGCTGTCGAGCTTGAGTAAGCATGGACTGTAGCGTCGGCCTGACAAAAAACACAGAAGAGCGCACGGCGCAGTCTCTCGTTCTCTTTGTGCGCCATAGTCTTCGGCCTCTCGTCGCTCATGTATACAAGCGCATGGAATGATGGTGCCAGAAGAATAACCATCACAGGCTACAGCTATGGGTTCTACGTCTGGATGTCGGCGTTTGTATGGCTGGCGCTCTTGGCGGGCCGAAAATCCCTACAGTCGGAATACTGACAGCACACTCCCCCCAGCAGCCTCCGCCTGAAACGAAAAAGGGTTTGCATCAGCTTTCGCTCGCAAACCCTTGATCTTGGATGGTGCCCGAAGCCGGAATCGAACCGGCACGCCCTTACGAGCGGGGGATTTTAAGTCCCATGCGTCTACCAGTTTCGCCATTCGGGCGGTAGCGCGGTCAAGCCGTGCGACACTGGCAGATAGGCATCTGGCAGGATCGAGGCTGGTGCAACAGAGGGGGAAATATATACATCCCTCCCGGGTGAAGCAAGGCGGCCGTTGCCCTTTTCAAGACAAAACCTTTCATTGTCCCGTAAACAAAAAAGCTCTGTAGATCATGAATCTACAGAGCTTTTTAAAAGTGGAGGCCGAAGTCGGAATCGAACCGGCGTAGGTGGATTTGCAATCCACTGCATAACCATTTTGCTATTCGGCCTCAATACGCCTGATGCAATACAACCACACCCTGCGGATGAAAACTTATCCGGATAAAGCCGCTAATAGCGAGCTATCTCCTTGAAAACATTGAAGTTTTTTACGCCTCGATGCATTCGATGGGCGCAATTATGTACTCATTTGCCTAGGCTGACAACCCCTTGATTTCAAAAAAAATTTGCCAGGCGGTCGACCCCTGGGATGTTTTTCCCAGCGCAACACGGCGAGCCGAAACCAGCGGCCTCCGGCTCATCGGGAAACCCGTGCCCCCAACGGAACAACCTCCTTCGCCTCGGTTCATTCGTTATGTCGTCCCCTGGATCAGCAAGGAGAACCATCATGACTGAACGACCACACTTGGTGGCGAGCCGCGCTCCGGTGCCCACCTCTTCACACCCCAATCTCGGCACGCCGGAGCGACTGGTCTCGTTGGCGGCCGGAACGTTATTGCTTGCCAACGGACTGCGCCAGGGAGGGCTCAAGGGTTGGTCGCAAGTGATGTTTGGCGCATGCGCGGCCTGGCGTGCCTACTCCGGCACATGCAGGGTCAAGCAGGCGCTGACGCATAGCCCCTTCGAGCAGACGTTCGAACAGGACCGCGATTGGGACGGCAGCAAGGTGATATCCCGCAGCATCACGGTGGGCAAGCCGAGGGATGAGGTCTATGGGTTTTGCAGCAACCCGGCCAACCTGGGTGCTCTCATGCCCTGGGTGGACGCCATCGAGCAGATTGGCGAACGAACTTATCGCTGGGTCGCCCATGGGCCGATGGACAAGACGCTGCACTGCGACATCGAACAGTGCGAACCCAAGGAAGGCCGCAAGCTGCACTGGATAGCCGGCCCTGACAGGCGCTTCAAACACGATATCCAGATGCATTTCAGCGATGCGCCGGCCGGTCGCGGTACGCAGATCAAAGTCATCGTGGCATGCGAAACGCCCCTCGGCACGGCCGGCTATGCCCTCGCCGCCGCCATCTCCCGGTTCTCCGACAAAGCCCTTTTGAACGTGCTGCGCAGCATCAAGCAGCAGTTGGAAACAGGCGAAATCAGCACCAACAAGATGCGCGATCCACAGACGAAGGATTTCCTCTTCGTGCACCCGGCGTCCAGCGCGACGCGAGCATCGGCCAATGACTCATCCACTGACAAAACCGAACTTGATGGAGGTACCGTCTGATGCGCGCATTGACGTGGCAAGGCCCCAATAAACTGCAAGTCGAGACGGTCGACGACCCGTCCATCCTCAACCCCCGCGATGCCATCGTCCGGGTGATCCTGTCCTCGGTGTGCGGCTCGGATTTGCACCTGTTGGGCGGCTACGTGCCAACGATGCAGGCCGGCGACATCATTGGACATGAGTTCATGGGCGAAGTGGTTGAAACCGGCTCGGCTGTCACGCAAATCAAGAAAGGCGACCGGGTCGTCACGGTGTCGATTGTCGGCTGCGGCGAATGCGAGCATTGCCAGCGCTCGGACTTTTCCTGCTGCGACAACTCCAATCCGAACCCTACCGCCACCGACATCGCCTACGGTCAACCCGCCTGCGGCATCATTGGCTACAGCCATGCGTTCGGCGGTTATGCCGGCAGCCATGCCACCTATATCCGGGTGCCTTTCGCCGACGTCAACCTGTTCACCATTCCCGAAGGCGTCAGAGACGAACAGGCTGTGTTCGTCTCCGATGCGGTGCCCACTGGTTTCTTTGCCGCCGACAACGCCGATATCCAGCCCGGCGATACGGTGGCGGTCTGGGGGTGCGGCGGGGTCGGGCTGATGGCGATGTCCAGTGCCTACCTGCTCGGCGCCGAGCGGGTGATCGCCATTGACCGCTTTGCCGATCGCCTGCGCCTGGCCGAGGAAAAGGCCGGCGCCATCGCCCTCAATTACGAAACCACGGATGTGCACGCCGCCCTGCTGGAATTGACTGGCGGCCGCGGACCGGATCGCTGCATCGATTGCGTCGGCATGGAAGCCCACGGCACCGAAGTGGATTATTTCTATGACAAGACCAAGCAGATGCTGCGCTTGCACACCGAGCGCGGAACCGTGCTGCGCCAGTCGATACGCGCGTGTCGCAAAGGTGGGACCGTGTCGGTGGTCGGAGTGTACGGCGGCTTGCTGGACAAGTTCCCGATGGGGGCGATTGTCAACAAGGCACTGACCCTGCGTTCCGGCCAGCAACCGGGACAGCGCTACGTGAAGCGGCTGTTCGAACACATCCAGAAAGGCGAACTGGACCCCTCCTATCTCCTGACTCATCCCATGGGCCTGGAGCAATCGGTTGAGGGCTACGCGATGTTCAAGGAGAAACGCCAGGATTGCCTGCGGGCGGTGTTTCGGCCGGAGTGAAGGGCGATCCCGTGGCGAGGGTTTAGGCTCCCTCGCCACGGATTTGACGGGCTTATGGACAGTCGCGGTGCGCCGTCATAATCGGTAACATACCGGCCTTTCCCGCAGCCTTTCTGCGCCCTGCCAAATAAGCCCATTCCATGCCTTTTGAACTCAGCGTCGACCTTTCCACCCTCGCTATCCTGGCCGTCGTGGCGTTCATCGCCGGCTTCATCGACGCCATTGCCGGCGGTGGCGGCCTGCTCACCACACCGGCCCTGTTGACCGCCGGCCTGCCGCCGCATCTGGTGTTGGGCACCAACAAGCTCAGTTCAACCTTTGGCTCGGCCACGGCCAGCTTTACTTTCTACAAGCGCAAACTGTTTCACCCGCGACAGTGGACCCACGCGCTCGTCGGCACGCTGATCGGCGCCTTGGCCGGTGCCGTCGTCGCCCATTACCTGCCCGCCGAGTGGCTGAACAAGATGTTGCCGGTGATTGTCTTTGCCTGCGGCCTGTACCTGCTGTTCGGCGGCACGCCCAAGGCACCGCTGGACAGCAACGCGCCGATCAAGAAAACCTGGCAGTCGCCGCAGGGCTTTACCCTTGGCTTCTATGACGGCGTCGCCGGTCCGGGCACTGGCGCGTTCTGGACCGTCAGCAGCCTGCTGCTCTACCCCATCGATCTGGTCAAGGCCAGTGGCGTGGCCCGCAGCATGAACTTCGTCAGCAACATCGCGGCGCTGTCGGTGTTCATCTTCTCGGGCCAGGTGGATTGGATCATCGGCTTGAGCATGGGCATGTCGGTGATGATCGGCGCGTTCTTCGGCGCGCGCACCGCCATCAGCGGCGGCGCGAAATTCATCCGCCCGGTGTTCATCACCGTGGTGCTGG
This genomic interval carries:
- a CDS encoding DUF2188 domain-containing protein translates to MSTAMLTKLHINGYDVLSVNSGPWRVCTQADRLGSFTSREEALAYAAALPARRRRSAPSGNIK
- a CDS encoding SPFH domain-containing protein, yielding MTSKTIGSIGAAIIGVALLFVFFGSWYTVDETERGVLLRNGALVGVVEPGLSFKTPFIESVRLISTQSQVTSYDDLQAYSKDQQSAELKVSVSWHIAPSDVAKVYTQFKDLEGIRDRMISRQVPTQVENVFGKFNAVAAVQNRVQLVNDISAAIKSTITGPVIIDSVQVENIDFSDAYEKAIEARMAAEVQVKTREQQLATEQVQAQIRVTQAQAEADSQVAQAKADALATELRGKAEAEAIKARAQALSSNQNLVELTKAERWNGQLPTTMLPNSALPFIDLK
- a CDS encoding DAHL domain-containing protein, whose translation is MTVLIKKYKWPALLAAALVVFSALIFFLVKSYTYDSATYFESRDFIRQLKQADANWNVKILRKKIGVNNNLSLTPPPEAQARWEQLERLNNSGPLATLWASRRQGYVDAVQNKRLLVEQFEQHNAKLRASLDEMPTVEDKIQTLLNDMKADGEIARLTAASNILDLTLTTLEYALYVTSDKAQEVQDQLNELEHQIEQLPSSYQPTFVSLTQHVKTIIQEQPRVNDLLDRISVIPVAQELDSINELLNETQRRTAATDRKYHMYLAVCAGLMALLMIYLAVRLVRSYSVINQINRELQTANDNLEERVQERTRELKAAERELVDAARMAGMAEIATNVLHNVGNVLNSVNISADLVTRKLKNSKTQGLGKAVKMMNEHATDLGQFITEDEKGKLLPRYFNELVDSVAAEQALLIDELAQLTKSIDHIKEIVTTQQTYAGAARLIEPLNVADLFEDALRMNSGSLSRHHVTVIKDYQDTPVILGDKHRLLLILINLISNAKFAMSNVEHPREMTLGIRIVDQTTLHISVQDRGEGISRENQARIFNHGFTTRKEGHGFGLHSCALAAVEMNGRLQAYSEGPGQGALFTLEIPLELAGA
- a CDS encoding NUDIX hydrolase, whose product is MKIRATVICEEDRHILLVRKPKSRWALPGGTVERGETHADAALRELAEETGLSAENLLYLMHVSEGGTEHHVFEAAVNDSTAARPQNEISDCVWHPLDAIAQLQMKKGMREILEAFRRRL
- a CDS encoding SRPBCC family protein; its protein translation is MTERPHLVASRAPVPTSSHPNLGTPERLVSLAAGTLLLANGLRQGGLKGWSQVMFGACAAWRAYSGTCRVKQALTHSPFEQTFEQDRDWDGSKVISRSITVGKPRDEVYGFCSNPANLGALMPWVDAIEQIGERTYRWVAHGPMDKTLHCDIEQCEPKEGRKLHWIAGPDRRFKHDIQMHFSDAPAGRGTQIKVIVACETPLGTAGYALAAAISRFSDKALLNVLRSIKQQLETGEISTNKMRDPQTKDFLFVHPASSATRASANDSSTDKTELDGGTV
- a CDS encoding zinc-dependent alcohol dehydrogenase, translating into MRALTWQGPNKLQVETVDDPSILNPRDAIVRVILSSVCGSDLHLLGGYVPTMQAGDIIGHEFMGEVVETGSAVTQIKKGDRVVTVSIVGCGECEHCQRSDFSCCDNSNPNPTATDIAYGQPACGIIGYSHAFGGYAGSHATYIRVPFADVNLFTIPEGVRDEQAVFVSDAVPTGFFAADNADIQPGDTVAVWGCGGVGLMAMSSAYLLGAERVIAIDRFADRLRLAEEKAGAIALNYETTDVHAALLELTGGRGPDRCIDCVGMEAHGTEVDYFYDKTKQMLRLHTERGTVLRQSIRACRKGGTVSVVGVYGGLLDKFPMGAIVNKALTLRSGQQPGQRYVKRLFEHIQKGELDPSYLLTHPMGLEQSVEGYAMFKEKRQDCLRAVFRPE
- a CDS encoding PLD nuclease N-terminal domain-containing protein, with protein sequence MSELASYFWIAVAVLILLVDLWAIVSVFRSDKSAGTKAGWALLLIILPVLGLIVWGVAGPRGVKNPPSSPEHSKG
- a CDS encoding TSUP family transporter gives rise to the protein MPFELSVDLSTLAILAVVAFIAGFIDAIAGGGGLLTTPALLTAGLPPHLVLGTNKLSSTFGSATASFTFYKRKLFHPRQWTHALVGTLIGALAGAVVAHYLPAEWLNKMLPVIVFACGLYLLFGGTPKAPLDSNAPIKKTWQSPQGFTLGFYDGVAGPGTGAFWTVSSLLLYPIDLVKASGVARSMNFVSNIAALSVFIFSGQVDWIIGLSMGMSVMIGAFFGARTAISGGAKFIRPVFITVVLALTVRLAWQHWFSMA
- a CDS encoding DUF6555 family protein, coding for MGGPSLYIIDYMLHGEPKSFIIRAEVMNNSEAWHWASCDAGVGRIPKFGREKVKRVSKPMAEKYGITDVRWRASVAPSWVKESG
- a CDS encoding polysaccharide deacetylase family protein, with translation MNNFARALVMALLAVPLSGCIGPPIELTPQTEQHLRVQAPIRFLLTFDDGPSASSFWNPSMQVLDALARNPVQPGIKAVFFLQTRAPRAGGSEIGRSIMYREHSQGHVLGFHTATHWHTNHRFLDPAELEQSLGNGANDIAAITGAPPSLVRPPFWSFDRRTFAAYQRHGMHVLLTDLSANDGKVWGITMSPRRRMNLTRQLSEVRERIAGGQLPTVDGVIPIVVTFHDLNRYTARHAREYLQILLDSARETGLRTDAKPFYDDRRALERAALARSVRDTSQPVRLPGLWDWLWDSDSH